A portion of the Bdellovibrio bacteriovorus genome contains these proteins:
- a CDS encoding McrC family protein, which yields MNPKLYTFYEYSGFISKFDGRISTSLSEISNHHSFPKAMEKLSTAIVPNESIFSVSPTSIKAKNYVGVVVSRDIQFEILPKLISNGEGDSHIRNNLIHMLSVCHDFKYHKSALALLEKDIGNFLEFFIKIFADDLLSLLLFERPLGYSSVEENLPFIRGKILFKEDRKRNLVNKSRVYCRFDEVNQDTPLNQLFLFVANFLKDITRSSDSYRNLNKVIKLLPDVSERTFDRSSVEAVVLPNHQRAFQEVFELAKMFVQRSVCTFRQKSTEMFSFVFDMNDLFEEYIYKVIVANKKALGLDNVIYQKHKKLVSHERDLLSENGFIRKSGFSTFSDIYLETKGGRRFILDTKYKILTNSKAHYGIRNSDVYQILAYTKIHSESSKIIPILLYPQEGFEVSKMFRISGSDESVLVKTINLHLDLRTDENALVDSIRSVIDCP from the coding sequence TTGAACCCTAAACTTTACACCTTTTATGAATACTCAGGATTCATATCTAAGTTTGATGGACGTATATCCACATCTTTGAGTGAAATTAGCAATCATCATTCTTTTCCTAAGGCGATGGAGAAGCTATCCACAGCTATAGTACCGAATGAATCTATTTTTAGTGTTTCACCAACTTCGATAAAGGCCAAAAATTATGTAGGAGTGGTTGTTTCCCGTGATATTCAGTTTGAGATTCTTCCTAAGCTCATTTCCAATGGAGAAGGTGATTCGCACATTCGAAATAATTTGATTCATATGCTTTCGGTATGCCATGACTTCAAATATCACAAGTCGGCTCTGGCGTTACTTGAAAAAGACATAGGAAATTTTTTAGAATTTTTTATTAAAATATTTGCCGATGATTTGTTAAGTCTTTTATTGTTCGAAAGACCTTTGGGGTACTCATCGGTCGAAGAAAATCTTCCATTTATCAGGGGGAAGATTCTATTTAAAGAAGATCGTAAGAGAAATTTAGTTAATAAGTCCCGAGTGTATTGCCGTTTCGATGAAGTTAATCAAGATACACCATTGAATCAGTTATTTTTATTTGTCGCGAATTTTTTGAAAGATATAACGCGCTCGTCAGATTCGTACAGAAATCTTAATAAGGTCATAAAACTTCTTCCGGATGTAAGTGAACGCACTTTTGATCGTTCCTCGGTAGAGGCCGTTGTTTTGCCAAATCACCAAAGAGCGTTTCAGGAGGTGTTTGAGTTGGCTAAAATGTTTGTGCAAAGGTCCGTATGCACCTTTAGACAAAAGAGCACAGAAATGTTCTCTTTTGTTTTTGATATGAATGATTTGTTTGAAGAATATATTTACAAGGTCATTGTCGCCAATAAAAAAGCCCTTGGCCTTGATAATGTGATTTATCAAAAGCACAAAAAGCTTGTCTCGCATGAACGTGATTTGCTTTCTGAGAATGGATTCATAAGAAAGTCAGGATTTTCGACGTTCAGTGATATCTATCTTGAGACTAAAGGTGGACGACGATTTATATTAGACACAAAGTATAAAATTCTAACCAATTCTAAGGCTCATTATGGAATTCGTAACTCAGACGTATATCAGATACTTGCATATACCAAAATTCACTCCGAGAGCTCCAAGATCATTCCGATTCTTCTTTATCCTCAGGAAGGGTTTGAGGTTAGTAAGATGTTTAGGATCTCCGGTTCTGATGAAAGTGTTTTAGTTAAAACGATAAATCTGCATTTAGATCTCAGGACAGACGAAAATGCTTTAGTTGACTCCATCAGAAGTGTGATAGATTGCCCTTAG
- a CDS encoding RrF2 family transcriptional regulator — MILGNQVEWALHCIMILGSVPEGKLLNSKALAEFHGVPKEYLSKCLQLLSQAGLVKTTSGPYGGYSLAKTPDKISFLDVVEAVEGTTKTFKCNEIRRNNPCLAKSDRKFSGLCGIAAVMHEADEAWRQSLRKRKLSDITDYLADGVSKETMKNFAVWIEEH, encoded by the coding sequence GTGATTTTAGGAAATCAGGTCGAGTGGGCCCTTCACTGCATCATGATCTTAGGGAGTGTCCCTGAGGGCAAACTGTTAAATTCAAAAGCCCTCGCCGAATTTCACGGAGTTCCTAAGGAATATCTTTCAAAATGTTTGCAACTATTATCGCAGGCCGGATTGGTGAAAACCACTTCCGGCCCTTATGGTGGATACAGCTTGGCAAAAACCCCGGATAAGATTTCTTTTTTGGATGTGGTTGAAGCGGTAGAAGGCACGACCAAAACTTTTAAATGCAACGAAATCCGCAGAAACAATCCCTGCCTTGCAAAGTCCGACCGCAAGTTTTCAGGCCTATGCGGTATCGCCGCCGTCATGCACGAAGCCGACGAAGCCTGGAGGCAATCGCTTCGTAAACGAAAACTTTCTGATATCACTGATTATCTTGCCGATGGGGTTAGCAAGGAAACCATGAAGAATTTCGCAGTGTGGATTGAGGAGCATTGA
- a CDS encoding carboxymuconolactone decarboxylase family protein encodes MPRLNYFALAMPAFQHLGALDQYCKKSSVDQTIMRLVQIYASQLNGCAFCVDIHCKEAKIAGERELRIYHVPVWEESPLFSDKEKAAFEWTKAVTLINQGPVSDELFQKMQQHFSDQEIVDLNMQIAFINLFNRFAATFKSVPGERDKVLGLEKANLS; translated from the coding sequence GCCTTTCAACACTTAGGAGCGTTGGATCAATACTGCAAAAAAAGCTCTGTCGATCAGACCATCATGCGCCTGGTGCAGATTTATGCGTCTCAGCTTAACGGCTGCGCTTTTTGCGTGGACATTCATTGTAAGGAAGCTAAAATTGCAGGCGAGCGCGAGCTAAGAATTTACCATGTGCCCGTGTGGGAAGAGTCCCCGCTTTTTTCGGATAAAGAAAAGGCCGCTTTCGAGTGGACCAAAGCGGTGACTTTAATTAATCAAGGGCCGGTTTCTGATGAGTTGTTTCAAAAAATGCAACAGCACTTTAGCGATCAGGAGATTGTAGATCTTAATATGCAAATCGCATTTATTAATTTATTCAATCGCTTTGCCGCGACCTTCAAATCAGTCCCAGGTGAAAGAGATAAAGTTTTAGGCCTGGAGAAAGCGAATCTTTCGTGA